The following are from one region of the Ornithorhynchus anatinus isolate Pmale09 chromosome X1, mOrnAna1.pri.v4, whole genome shotgun sequence genome:
- the ITGB1BP1 gene encoding integrin beta-1-binding protein 1, producing the protein MFRKGKKRHSSSSSQSSEISTKSKSVDSSLGGLSRSSTVASLDTDSTKSSGHSNSNSDACAEFRVKYVGAIEKLKLSDGKNLEGPLDLINYIDVAQQDGKLPFVPPEEEFIMGVSKYGIKVSSSDQYDVLHRHALYLIVRLVCYDDGLGAGKSLLALKTTDASYEEYSLWVYQCTSLEQAQAICKILSTAFDSVLTSEKT; encoded by the exons ATGTTTCGAAAAGGCAAAAAGCGACACAGCAGTAGCAGTTCCCAAAGCAGTGAAATCAGCACGAAGAGCAAG TCTGTGGATTCCAGCCTCGGGGGACTTTCCAGATCTAGTACCGTGGCAAGCCTAGATACAGACTCCACCAAAAGCTCAG GGCACAGCAACAGTAATTCAGATGCATGTGCAGAATTTCGAGTAAAATATGTTGGAGCCATTGAGAAGCTGAAgctcagtgatgggaaaaatctggaaggaCCACTAGATCTCATCAATTACATTGATGTGGCACAG cAAGATGGAAAGTTGCCTTTTGTTCCTCCAGAAGAGGAGTTTATTATGGGAGTGTCCAAGTATGGTATTAAAGTATCATCATCAGATCAGTAT GATGTTTTGCACAGACATGCTCTCTATTTAATCGTCCGCCTGGTGTGTTATGATGATGGACTTGGAGCAGGGAAAAGTTTACTGGCTCTGAAAACTACAGATGCCAGCTACGAAGAATACAGTCTGTGGGTGTATCAGTGTACCAGTCTG GAACAAGCACAAGCGATATGCAAAATTTTGTCTACTGCCTTTGACTCCGTTTTAACGTCCGAGAAGACTTGA